The Psychrosphaera ytuae genome includes a region encoding these proteins:
- a CDS encoding M14 family metallopeptidase, protein MRITSNFDSGNIDVVDLSSKTNIQLKINVDNQSDFYQWFHFKLETTAGEEHTMRIINAKTAAYPEGWVEYQAMASYDRETWFRVPTEYTNGELVINHIPEFDNVFYAYFVPYSYERHLDLIHQSQLNPDTQLITLGETIDGRDISLLQIGQPSEGKKSIWITARQHPGESMAEWYVEGLLNRLFDGDDATSRLLLEKAVFYVVPNMNPDGSVRGHLRTNAVGTNLNREWLEPSLEKSPEVFYVTQKMKETGVDMFLDIHGDEAIPYNFVAGCEGIVSYDERHKNLEEAFKAAYAAATPEFQDVHGYPKDEPGQALPTVGAAWVGEAFKCLSYTVEMPFKDHNDAPDEIYGWNDVRSAKFGADALTAILAVVDTLR, encoded by the coding sequence ATGAGAATCACAAGCAACTTTGACAGCGGCAATATTGATGTCGTTGACTTGTCTTCAAAAACGAATATCCAGTTAAAGATCAACGTCGATAATCAGTCTGATTTCTATCAATGGTTTCACTTTAAGTTAGAAACCACAGCGGGTGAAGAGCACACAATGCGAATCATCAATGCCAAGACTGCGGCGTACCCTGAAGGGTGGGTCGAATATCAGGCGATGGCGTCTTACGATAGAGAAACATGGTTCAGAGTACCAACAGAATATACCAATGGTGAACTCGTAATTAACCACATTCCTGAGTTTGATAATGTGTTTTATGCGTATTTTGTTCCGTACTCATATGAACGTCACTTGGACCTAATCCATCAATCACAACTCAACCCAGATACCCAATTAATCACGCTTGGCGAAACCATTGACGGTCGAGATATCTCTCTACTTCAAATCGGACAACCTTCAGAAGGTAAAAAGTCTATTTGGATCACCGCCCGTCAACACCCAGGCGAGAGCATGGCAGAGTGGTATGTTGAAGGCCTGTTAAACCGTTTGTTTGACGGCGATGACGCAACATCTCGTTTATTGCTAGAAAAAGCAGTGTTTTATGTTGTACCAAACATGAACCCAGATGGCTCAGTGCGTGGGCACCTTCGCACCAATGCAGTCGGTACAAACCTTAACCGCGAATGGTTAGAGCCAAGCTTAGAAAAAAGCCCAGAAGTGTTTTACGTAACACAAAAAATGAAAGAAACGGGCGTTGATATGTTCTTGGACATTCACGGTGATGAGGCCATTCCTTACAACTTTGTTGCCGGATGTGAAGGCATAGTGAGTTATGACGAGCGCCACAAAAACCTAGAAGAGGCATTCAAAGCTGCTTATGCGGCAGCGACTCCAGAGTTTCAAGACGTCCACGGTTATCCAAAAGACGAACCTGGCCAAGCGTTACCAACGGTTGGCGCAGCTTGGGTAGGAGAGGCGTTCAAGTGCTTGTCTTATACAGTAGAAATGCCATTCAAAGACCATAATGATGCGCCTGACGAAATTTATGGATGGAACGACGTTCGATCTGCTAAATTTGGCGCAGATGCATTGACAGCAATTTTGGCCGTTGTTGATACGTTGCGATAA
- a CDS encoding YeaC family protein, whose product MNLEQMLQAITPEVYENLKYAVETGKWQNGQKLTDKQREDSLQLVMAYQAKVEKSTEHFTIGADGQMVMKSKRELKKEFLAATDIARFDQDDI is encoded by the coding sequence GTGAACCTAGAACAAATGTTGCAGGCAATTACGCCTGAGGTTTATGAAAACCTAAAATATGCTGTCGAGACGGGTAAATGGCAAAATGGCCAAAAGTTAACGGATAAACAACGCGAAGACTCATTGCAGCTCGTTATGGCTTATCAAGCTAAAGTAGAAAAGTCGACAGAACACTTCACCATCGGGGCAGACGGTCAAATGGTTATGAAGTCTAAGCGAGAATTGAAAAAAGAGTTTTTGGCTGCAACGGATATTGCAAGGTTCGACCAAGATGATATTTAA
- a CDS encoding TlpA family protein disulfide reductase, which produces MIKNISLQVLFFFILFHLISWVRELSLLESDSHAPNFSLVSVAGKNAGTLMTTRDFQGKPTVLFFWAPWCSVCKVSMPNLQAFHQDNFDQVNVVSIVMDYESVESVTDYMQNNQLSFTTLLGKDSTAIDYKIQGFPTYYVLDANGQIHAKSMGYSSEIGMKARTLTL; this is translated from the coding sequence ATGATCAAAAACATTTCACTTCAAGTTTTATTTTTCTTTATCTTATTTCACTTAATTAGTTGGGTTAGAGAACTCAGCCTACTAGAAAGTGACAGTCATGCACCCAACTTTAGCTTGGTGTCCGTCGCGGGGAAAAACGCCGGTACGCTGATGACGACGAGAGACTTCCAAGGCAAGCCGACCGTATTGTTCTTTTGGGCGCCTTGGTGCTCAGTGTGTAAAGTATCCATGCCTAATCTTCAAGCCTTCCACCAAGACAATTTTGATCAAGTAAACGTGGTGAGTATTGTAATGGATTATGAGTCGGTCGAGTCGGTTACGGATTATATGCAAAATAACCAACTCAGTTTTACGACACTTTTAGGTAAAGACAGTACCGCAATTGATTACAAAATTCAGGGATTTCCTACTTATTATGTGCTGGATGCAAATGGCCAAATTCACGCTAAATCCATGGGATATTCCTCTGAAATTGGGATGAAAGCCCGAACGCTTACTTTGTAA
- a CDS encoding zinc ribbon domain-containing protein, with translation MAIIKCPQCKKSISDKQKVCPHCELDMTNLTEEKLASMSRISSLKHNQNLQTYQFIAMLIFLAGCFSVYTIEDKESPQYIAAQASVVIGFIWYIVNRFIIIWSKKRS, from the coding sequence ATGGCAATTATCAAATGTCCCCAATGCAAAAAATCAATTTCTGACAAACAAAAGGTGTGTCCGCACTGCGAATTGGATATGACCAATTTGACTGAAGAGAAACTCGCGTCAATGAGCCGTATCAGCTCTCTTAAACACAACCAAAATTTACAAACGTACCAATTTATTGCCATGTTGATCTTTTTGGCTGGCTGTTTTTCGGTTTACACCATCGAAGATAAAGAAAGCCCACAATACATAGCGGCTCAGGCGTCGGTCGTGATCGGTTTCATCTGGTATATCGTTAATCGTTTTATTATTATCTGGTCTAAGAAAAGAAGTTGA
- a CDS encoding alanine/glycine:cation symporter family protein: MNSFNDLLLFLDSLLGSSPWFPYVLLGVGIFFTIYLKFPQIRYFKHAWRVVTGKYDKPDAEGDTNHFQALSTALSGTVGTGNIGGVALALSIGGPAALFWMWMTAFFGMTTKFVEVTLSHKYRVKAEDGTMSGGPMYYMDRRLNMKWLAVLFAVATVISSFGTGSLPQINNIAQSMNDSFGIEHMVTGGVLAILLAMVILGGIKRIAYITSRVVPLMAALYIIGALAVIFYNIENLVPSFVSVFQDAFTGSAATGGFVGAAFAYAFTKGVNRGLFSNEAGQGSAPIAHAAARAKEPVSEGMVSILEPFIDTIIICTLTGMVILSSGAWHEKHENEFQRSDMIILAGEYDQNKQEDFDEIARYLNAQTNEVKLYQGEIQVKDGLAVSEGFTILNSRSFAENVVFLLPGEHVYNGKLNVIDGQLKNKEIVVKGDSLIHSASLTTEAFTRGYFGESGKYIVTIGLLLFAFSTAIAWSYYGDRAMTYLLGARSVMPYRVIYVAGFFWASFADTSLIWTLAAVAIVVMTLPNLLGIMLLRKEMKETVDEYWVNFEKDNKKEG, encoded by the coding sequence GTGAACTCGTTTAATGATTTGCTCTTGTTTCTTGATAGTTTATTAGGGAGCTCTCCATGGTTCCCTTATGTACTATTGGGCGTGGGTATATTTTTCACAATCTATTTGAAGTTTCCACAAATTCGTTACTTTAAGCACGCGTGGCGTGTAGTAACAGGGAAGTACGACAAACCAGACGCTGAAGGTGACACAAACCACTTCCAAGCGTTATCAACTGCGCTATCAGGTACAGTCGGTACTGGTAACATTGGTGGTGTAGCACTTGCCTTATCAATCGGTGGTCCTGCAGCGTTATTCTGGATGTGGATGACGGCGTTTTTTGGTATGACAACAAAGTTTGTTGAGGTAACGTTATCTCACAAATACCGTGTTAAAGCCGAAGACGGTACCATGTCAGGTGGCCCAATGTATTATATGGACCGTCGCCTAAACATGAAATGGTTAGCGGTTCTGTTTGCGGTTGCAACCGTAATCAGCTCATTTGGTACTGGTAGTTTGCCACAAATCAATAACATCGCTCAGTCAATGAATGATTCGTTTGGCATCGAGCACATGGTAACAGGTGGTGTGTTAGCTATTCTGCTTGCTATGGTTATTTTAGGTGGTATCAAACGTATTGCTTATATTACGTCTCGTGTTGTTCCTCTAATGGCTGCATTGTATATCATCGGTGCGTTGGCGGTTATTTTCTACAACATTGAAAACCTAGTTCCTTCGTTTGTTTCTGTATTCCAAGACGCCTTTACTGGCTCTGCAGCAACAGGTGGTTTCGTAGGTGCGGCATTTGCATATGCATTTACTAAAGGCGTTAACCGCGGTCTGTTCTCAAACGAAGCAGGTCAGGGTTCTGCACCGATTGCTCACGCAGCAGCGAGAGCGAAAGAGCCAGTTTCTGAGGGTATGGTTTCGATTCTTGAACCGTTCATCGATACCATCATTATCTGTACGCTAACAGGTATGGTGATCTTATCGTCTGGTGCTTGGCATGAAAAACACGAAAACGAATTCCAACGTTCAGACATGATCATCTTGGCGGGTGAATACGACCAAAATAAACAAGAAGACTTTGATGAAATTGCCCGTTACCTAAACGCGCAGACAAATGAAGTTAAACTTTACCAAGGTGAAATCCAAGTTAAAGACGGTTTAGCGGTAAGTGAAGGTTTCACTATCCTTAACTCTCGTTCATTTGCAGAAAACGTTGTTTTCTTATTACCAGGTGAGCACGTCTACAACGGTAAGTTAAATGTTATTGATGGTCAGCTGAAAAACAAAGAGATCGTTGTTAAAGGTGACTCATTGATCCACTCAGCATCTTTGACGACCGAAGCGTTTACACGTGGTTATTTTGGTGAGTCTGGTAAATACATAGTAACCATTGGTTTATTATTATTTGCATTCTCTACCGCGATTGCTTGGTCTTACTACGGTGACCGTGCGATGACCTATCTATTAGGCGCTCGTTCTGTAATGCCGTACCGAGTGATTTACGTTGCTGGTTTCTTCTGGGCATCGTTTGCTGATACTTCTTTGATTTGGACGTTAGCGGCTGTTGCGATTGTCGTGATGACCTTACCTAACTTGTTAGGTATTATGTTACTGCGCAAAGAGATGAAAGAAACCGTCGATGAATATTGGGTAAACTTCGAAAAGGACAATAAAAAAGAAGGTTAA
- a CDS encoding DUF349 domain-containing protein has product MIFKTLFTNNNNKKWQSEKISDRVQAISELDPSHPQHKKILHELAYNDGSASVRWPALEKLQEFSLFWQSYKQDPEPTIRKKSETKLAYFIFESTDISDSDKQAFVTQSAPPSLLDKWLDFILDGQGNESLVISMLQRIDKDSSTTKVLQNRDLSDASVTALIDHLNDSKALKKLTKHKSPVLAQSASKRLKQIQEAAEKPAKIEQQTRLLLARLKALKEQSDFELFSKNLNSIITEWQGLQTDIKVLSQPQLDSVTEKYQTLLTTAERQLEFLQKQHQQILDQKAQAQQIQKEQERIASLISSVEAELINRTNIIAQTLDQDISDTFNQFSLAKEYSESALTEVFNAIKVAEGIEHSSSELKIKANTLKLNWVEFVDHSTTLLEIRECIETLKTVELYSDSWNTAIDLLSNGKRTLLNNRFGKVALNELLPDDFEQLQALAKKYKKQQSETSQTIARRLKDVHKQINLGRFNDAIRQFTKLEATYNSLDTEAKAKLQANWANTQDEITKLLDLRATINEPKIAELIQAAQELAQQPLANLDEQAHRIKTLRKNWNSLRLEETSHQEQQVLFDELLEKAFEPCRLVYQARESQRHQNYQQKQNIIVQLNECFEQMKRNNVADWKQLEQVFSKLQSDWSVIGPVDREKQSRQQDEYYTVCKDIKALISAEHLANKEAKQALLERTKAIVNDAAVSQSEKQGDQLNTAAQQLKSLQKQWKAIGYAGKHDSKLWQSFRRENDRFFEQRSARFSERQKLSSDARTTLMSFFEQLQKQISEATTFVELKDFEDKVNAAELSEEVLLPKDLKEAKARKNHLEQQIRLGFETIRQLESKQKTEELFELVLDLINNKQPNLDVLSGGWRNALIEASKKSTNTSDTITSDSNDISAELTESRAGLTLLLEAICQVDSPIELKEQRGSVNLYVLSQKLEQGIEFNKDMLLTKWLAVEPWTSDDMGYVERVKPLFEQTI; this is encoded by the coding sequence ATGATATTTAAAACGCTATTTACTAATAACAATAATAAAAAATGGCAAAGTGAAAAAATCAGTGACCGGGTTCAAGCAATTTCAGAATTGGACCCGTCACATCCCCAACATAAAAAAATCTTACATGAGTTAGCGTACAATGACGGTTCAGCGTCGGTACGTTGGCCAGCTTTAGAAAAACTTCAAGAATTCAGCTTGTTTTGGCAAAGCTACAAACAAGATCCGGAACCAACCATACGAAAAAAATCAGAGACCAAACTCGCTTATTTTATTTTTGAATCAACGGATATTTCTGACTCAGATAAACAAGCATTTGTGACTCAAAGTGCACCGCCAAGCCTATTAGACAAGTGGCTCGATTTTATTTTAGACGGGCAGGGTAACGAGAGTCTTGTCATTAGTATGTTGCAGCGCATCGATAAAGACAGCTCAACGACCAAAGTATTACAAAATAGAGACTTGAGCGACGCATCGGTTACCGCACTCATTGACCACCTTAATGACTCGAAAGCACTTAAAAAACTCACCAAACACAAGAGTCCAGTATTAGCTCAAAGTGCTTCAAAGCGACTTAAACAAATACAAGAAGCAGCAGAAAAACCAGCAAAAATAGAGCAACAAACCCGGTTGCTTTTAGCAAGGTTAAAAGCATTAAAAGAACAATCTGATTTTGAATTGTTTAGCAAAAACTTAAATTCAATAATAACCGAATGGCAAGGGCTCCAAACGGACATTAAGGTGTTGAGTCAGCCACAACTCGATAGCGTTACCGAAAAATACCAAACATTATTAACGACCGCAGAGCGCCAATTAGAATTTCTACAAAAGCAGCATCAACAAATTCTCGACCAAAAAGCCCAGGCGCAACAAATACAAAAAGAACAAGAGCGGATAGCTAGCCTTATCAGCTCGGTTGAAGCAGAACTGATCAATCGCACTAACATTATTGCCCAGACATTAGACCAAGACATTTCGGATACATTTAACCAATTTAGTCTTGCAAAAGAATATAGTGAAAGCGCGTTAACTGAGGTGTTTAACGCCATTAAAGTGGCCGAAGGTATTGAGCACTCGAGTAGCGAACTTAAAATTAAAGCGAATACCTTAAAGTTAAATTGGGTAGAGTTCGTTGATCATTCCACAACCTTATTAGAAATAAGAGAATGCATAGAAACGCTCAAAACTGTTGAGTTGTACTCGGATAGTTGGAACACCGCAATAGACTTATTGAGTAATGGCAAGCGAACACTTTTAAATAACCGATTTGGCAAAGTGGCATTAAATGAGCTCCTGCCTGATGATTTTGAACAACTACAAGCACTGGCCAAAAAATATAAAAAGCAGCAATCAGAAACCAGTCAAACGATTGCAAGACGATTAAAAGACGTTCACAAACAAATAAATTTGGGGCGATTTAATGACGCAATACGTCAATTTACCAAATTAGAAGCTACGTATAACTCGTTGGATACAGAGGCAAAAGCTAAGCTCCAGGCAAATTGGGCAAATACCCAAGATGAGATCACTAAATTACTGGATTTACGAGCGACAATTAATGAGCCCAAAATTGCCGAGCTTATTCAGGCGGCGCAGGAGCTGGCACAGCAGCCACTGGCCAATCTAGATGAGCAAGCACACAGAATTAAAACCTTACGTAAAAACTGGAACAGTCTTCGATTAGAAGAAACCAGCCATCAAGAGCAACAAGTCCTTTTTGATGAGTTGTTAGAGAAAGCGTTTGAACCGTGTCGCTTGGTTTATCAAGCGCGTGAAAGTCAACGACATCAAAATTACCAACAAAAACAAAATATCATTGTTCAATTAAATGAATGTTTTGAACAAATGAAGCGCAACAATGTTGCCGACTGGAAACAATTAGAGCAGGTATTTTCAAAGCTTCAGTCTGACTGGTCTGTAATCGGCCCTGTCGATAGAGAAAAACAAAGCCGACAACAGGACGAGTATTATACCGTATGTAAGGATATCAAAGCCTTGATATCGGCAGAGCATCTAGCTAACAAAGAAGCAAAGCAGGCCTTATTAGAGCGAACGAAAGCTATCGTTAATGACGCGGCGGTATCTCAAAGTGAAAAACAAGGCGATCAGTTAAATACTGCCGCTCAACAACTTAAGTCACTACAAAAGCAATGGAAAGCAATTGGTTACGCCGGAAAACATGACAGCAAGTTATGGCAATCATTTAGGCGAGAGAACGATAGGTTTTTTGAGCAACGCAGTGCGCGTTTTAGCGAGCGTCAAAAGTTATCATCAGACGCCCGCACAACATTAATGTCGTTTTTTGAACAGCTCCAAAAGCAAATTAGCGAGGCTACAACATTTGTTGAACTCAAAGACTTTGAAGATAAAGTCAACGCTGCGGAGCTTAGCGAAGAAGTCCTGTTACCTAAAGATTTAAAAGAAGCAAAGGCACGGAAAAACCACCTAGAACAGCAAATTAGGCTAGGTTTCGAAACTATTCGACAATTAGAATCAAAACAAAAAACGGAAGAATTATTCGAACTTGTCTTGGACTTAATCAATAACAAACAACCAAACTTGGATGTCTTAAGCGGCGGTTGGCGCAATGCATTAATAGAGGCCTCTAAAAAGTCCACAAACACCTCTGACACTATTACGAGCGATAGTAATGATATTAGCGCCGAACTCACTGAATCGAGGGCTGGATTAACCTTGTTACTCGAGGCCATCTGCCAAGTAGACTCTCCTATAGAGCTCAAAGAGCAACGAGGATCGGTGAACTTGTATGTGCTAAGCCAAAAGTTAGAGCAGGGCATAGAGTTTAATAAAGACATGCTCCTAACCAAATGGTTAGCGGTAGAGCCTTGGACATCAGATGATATGGGCTACGTCGAGCGTGTAAAGCCACTGTTTGAACAAACCATTTAA
- a CDS encoding bifunctional diguanylate cyclase/phosphodiesterase, producing MTLFLVMTISILWLSINEHERLYKEAVTQDLEALSENMANDLIPFMAESNNDIELITKLLKLDTYENVIIGAVYNNEWQLAQFYIGKSDAVNKARPLTHLPKNIQNYAMGIHTDSGQLLSLKRIGEVSYPLGYLLIIKDAQTPLQQSNLSLLKNISPLAIVILCLVVYFLIKLQSELLIPLTRLADLANFVKDNKDYSVRFDVGGKEEVQLLSADFNDMMVMIDEETQKNNEITLRLKEQQRQMEKMANFDPLTELPNRQFFMESLRIELDRAQREGKNLALMYMDLDGFKEVNDSFGHDVGDELLIQVTKRIKAHIRRGDVLSRLGGDEFLLLLHNSPDLLLLQEVANRIVTSIEEPVKVGAWEVEVSISIGIAEARQANFKISEFMANADIAMYRSKEAGKGCHTSFLPEMMEDNKRKLAIASAILPGLQNDEFQVYYQPKVNVNGEVVGYEALIRWIESKLGFVSPAEFIPIAEATGRVVFITEWVIKKVFDDLSSLIEIHGPHLKVSINLSATDIKRIELLNYIERNYQMYGVDPKNTEFEVTESSYLENFEEADKFLQELSKIGASIALDDFGTGYSSLGYLTKIPIDTLKIDKQFIDELEVDERSTLITTTIIQLAKQLNLTICAEGVETEKQKDYLFNKECDQLQGYYFSKPTPLKDIQKLRRGDADTVNIKQKA from the coding sequence GTGACATTGTTTCTTGTGATGACGATCAGCATTCTCTGGTTATCTATCAACGAGCATGAGCGCTTGTATAAGGAGGCGGTCACTCAAGACTTAGAAGCACTTTCAGAAAATATGGCCAATGATTTGATCCCCTTTATGGCCGAAAGTAACAACGACATTGAGCTAATTACAAAGCTACTTAAACTAGATACATACGAAAATGTCATTATAGGCGCGGTGTACAACAATGAATGGCAGTTAGCCCAGTTTTATATTGGCAAATCTGACGCGGTAAACAAAGCGCGACCATTGACCCATTTACCTAAAAATATTCAAAACTACGCCATGGGCATCCATACCGATTCTGGTCAATTATTGTCTTTAAAACGAATTGGAGAGGTCAGTTACCCTTTAGGTTACTTATTGATCATTAAAGATGCCCAAACACCTTTACAGCAGAGCAATTTAAGCCTGTTGAAAAATATAAGCCCTTTGGCCATCGTCATACTTTGTTTGGTGGTTTATTTCTTAATTAAACTACAAAGTGAATTACTCATTCCTTTGACACGCTTAGCAGACCTTGCAAACTTCGTAAAAGACAACAAGGACTACAGTGTTCGATTTGATGTGGGAGGTAAAGAAGAGGTCCAGCTTCTTAGCGCCGATTTTAATGACATGATGGTCATGATTGACGAAGAAACCCAAAAAAATAACGAAATTACACTGCGGCTAAAAGAACAACAACGCCAAATGGAAAAAATGGCTAACTTTGACCCTTTAACAGAGCTACCAAACAGGCAGTTTTTTATGGAGTCATTGCGTATCGAATTAGACCGAGCGCAAAGAGAAGGTAAAAACTTGGCGCTGATGTACATGGACTTGGATGGTTTTAAAGAGGTAAACGACTCTTTTGGGCACGACGTAGGCGATGAATTGTTAATTCAGGTAACAAAACGCATAAAAGCGCATATCCGTCGCGGTGATGTTTTGTCTCGGTTAGGTGGTGATGAATTTCTTTTATTGTTACATAACTCACCAGATCTTTTGTTGCTACAAGAAGTGGCTAATCGAATTGTCACCAGTATTGAAGAACCTGTAAAAGTAGGGGCTTGGGAAGTCGAGGTTTCGATAAGTATTGGCATTGCAGAAGCAAGACAGGCTAACTTTAAAATCTCTGAATTTATGGCCAATGCAGATATTGCAATGTATCGGTCTAAAGAGGCTGGTAAGGGTTGCCATACTTCATTCTTACCAGAAATGATGGAAGATAATAAACGCAAACTAGCCATAGCCAGTGCCATATTACCTGGATTACAAAATGATGAGTTTCAGGTGTATTACCAGCCCAAAGTAAACGTTAATGGTGAAGTGGTGGGCTACGAGGCCCTAATCAGATGGATAGAAAGTAAATTAGGCTTTGTATCGCCAGCGGAATTTATCCCAATTGCTGAAGCGACAGGCAGGGTGGTTTTTATTACCGAGTGGGTGATCAAAAAAGTTTTTGATGATTTATCAAGCTTGATAGAAATACATGGACCACATCTCAAAGTTTCAATTAATTTATCTGCCACGGATATTAAACGCATTGAATTACTAAACTACATTGAACGAAACTATCAAATGTATGGTGTTGATCCCAAAAATACAGAGTTTGAAGTGACAGAGTCTTCATACCTTGAAAACTTTGAAGAAGCGGATAAGTTTTTACAAGAGCTAAGTAAAATTGGGGCATCAATTGCGCTGGATGACTTTGGCACAGGTTACTCTTCGTTGGGTTATCTAACAAAAATCCCAATAGACACACTAAAAATCGATAAACAGTTTATTGACGAGCTTGAAGTTGATGAGCGCAGCACATTAATCACAACAACGATTATTCAATTGGCAAAACAACTCAATTTAACCATTTGTGCAGAAGGCGTTGAAACAGAAAAGCAAAAGGATTATTTGTTCAATAAAGAGTGCGACCAACTGCAAGGATATTATTTTAGTAAGCCGACTCCACTCAAAGATATTCAAAAACTTCGCAGAGGCGATGCTGATACGGTAAACATTAAACAAAAAGCCTAA